The sequence TACAACGTTATTGCCTCTAAGGATAACATTACCTATCCTTTTCTTGGCTTCACCGTTTGTTTCCTCAACTTCTTCAAGCACCATATTCATGTATTCATCATAGCCTGTGAGTTTACCATCTATAACTCTACCGTCTTTTAACAAAAGAGAAAGTCGCTGGTTCATAGCCTTTTCCAGTACGTCTAAGGGTAACGCCATGGAGAGGTGAAACATCTACTCCTTTTTAAACTATTCCACTAAAAAATGGCAACAATTA comes from Candidatus Thermoplasmatota archaeon and encodes:
- a CDS encoding LSM domain-containing protein — encoded protein: MALPLDVLEKAMNQRLSLLLKDGRVIDGKLTGYDEYMNMVLEEVEETNGEAKKRIGNVILRGNNVVSISLL